From the Actinomadura luzonensis genome, the window AGGCGTACCAGCGCGGACGGCAGGACGCGGCGAGCATGAGCGCGGAGGAGACCACGCCCATCCGCACCGCTCCCGGCGCCACCACGGCCGGCCCGATGACCGGCCCCACCGGCGGCCCGACCACCCCTGGTGGCATGACGCCGCCTCCGGGGGCGCACCGCTCGGACATGCCTCCGGGCTGACCTCCTCCACGACGGCCCGCCGCCCGGCACGCCCACCCGCCGGGAACCGCGGGCGCATCCCGCCGGCCGACCGCCCACCGCGGCCGGCCGGCGGCGTGTCCAGGCTGCCGGCGGCGTGTCCAGGCTGCCGCCGAGGGGTGCTCAGGCGGGGAGCTCGTCGCCCAGGAAGCCGTGCTCGCGGGCCAGCCAGCACACCGCCGTCAGCCGCAGCGACGGGGCGTCCGGCTCGCCGGTGAAGGTCCAGCCGCGGTGGCGCAGCTCGTCGAGGAAGCCGAGCAGGTAGTCGCCCAGCGTCTCGCGGTCCAGGGGGAACGCGTCCCGCAGGTCGGCCGCGTGCTGGTCGACGGCGGCGACCAGGCCGGGCTCGGCGTCCATGCGGGCGAGCTGGGCGTGGCCCAGCGCGTTCATCAGCCAGCGAAAGGGCGCGACGGCCCAACCATCCTCAAAGACCACCAAAACACCTTAAAGCACGTTTGACCGTGAGTCATCGGGGAAGGGCAGCCCGACGTAGTTCTCGGCGAGGGTGGTGGCGGCGGCCTCGGACGAGGTGACGTAGTCCAGGTAGGACAGCTGCAGCCGGCGCCCGTAGGCGTCCTCGTCCTCGAACGTGTGCAGCAGCGTCGTCATCCACCACGAGAAGTGCTGCGCCCGCCACACCCGCCGCAGGCAGGCCGCCGAGTAGCCGTCCAGCAGCTCGGTCGAGCCGCCGGCGAAGTACGCGGCCAGCGCCTCGGTGAGCACCCGCACGTCGGCCACCGCCAGGTTGAGCCCCTTGGCGCCGGTCGGGGGCACGATGTGGGCGGCGTCCCCGGCCAGGTAGAGCCGCCCGTACTGCATGGGCTCCACCACGAACGACCGCATGGGCGTGACGCCCTTCTCGGTGATCCGGCCGGTGGCCAGCGTGAAGCCGGGCACGCTCTCCAGCCGCGCCCGCAGCTCGTCCCAGACGCGCTCGTCGGGCCAGTCCTCCACCCGCGTGTCGGCGGGGACCTGGAGGTAGAAGCGGCTGACCGTGGGCGAGCGCATGCTGTGCAGGGCGAAGCCGCGGTCGGTCCTGGCGTAGATCAGCTCCTCGGACGAGGGCGCCACGTCGGCGAGGATGCCGAGCCAGGCGAAGGGATATTCCTTCTCGAAGACGGTCAGGACGCCCTCGGGGATGGACGGCCGCGACACGCCGTGGAAGCCGTCGCAGCCGGCGATGACGTCGCAGTCGAGCCGTTCCCCGTCGCCGAAGGTGAGGTACGGCCCGGAGCCCGGATCCGGCTCCAGCCCGTGCACCGCCACGTTCTCGACCTCGAAGCGCACGTCGCCCCCGGCCGCGAGGCGGGCCGCGATGAGGTCCTTGACGACCTCCTGCTGGCCGTACACGGTGATCGCCCGGCCGGGCACCAGCTTCTCGAACGCGATGCGGTGGCCCGCGCCGCCGTAGCGCAGCTCGATGCCGTGGTGCGGCAGGCCCTCGCGCAGCATGCGCTCGCCGACGCCCGCCTCGATGAGGGTGTCCACGGTGCCCTGCTCCAGGACGCCGGCCCGTACCCGCCGCTCGACGTAGTCGCGGCTGCGCCGCTCCAGCACCACGGAGGAGATGCCCCGCAGGTGGAGCAGATGAGACAGCAGCAGGCCCGCCGGGCCCGCGCCGATGATCCCGACCTGAGTTCGCATGACGGAAGCATCCTGCCTCGGACGGCTCCACGCCGAGCGGTCGTTTCCACTCAGTGGAATCCTGGTGCAGGATTTACCGCATGGCAGGTGGATCCCGCGAGCCCGGCCGCACCGTGACGTCCAAGGTGCTGGCCCTGCTCGGCGCGTTCGACGCCGAGCACCCCCAGCTCACGCTGACGGAGCTGGCCCGGCGCAGCGGACTGCCGCTGAGCACCGCGCACCGGCTGGCCGGCGAGCTGGAGGAGTGGCAGGCGCTGGCCCGCGGCCCCGACGGGCGGCTGCGCGTCGGCCTGCGGCTGTGGGAGCTGGGCCAGCTCGCCCCCGGGCGGCTGGCGGAGCTGGCGCATCCGTGGCTGCAGGAGCTGTTCGGGACGACGGGCGAGAACGTGCACCTCGCCGTCCGCGACGGCATGGAGGTGCTGTACGTCGACAAGGTGTACGGCCGCCGCGCCGTGCCCATCGTCTCCCGGGTCGGCGGCCGGCTGCCGATGCACCCGACGGGGGTGGGCCGGGCGCTGCTGGCGCACGAGCCGGACTGGTTCGTCACCTCGTACCTGGCCCGCGCGCTCGAACGGCCCACCCCGCACACGATCACCGAGCCCGGCCGGCTGGCCAGGGAGCTGGCCACGGTCCGGGCGCAGGGCTACGCGCTGACCTACGAGGAGATGACGCTCGGCTCCTGCTCGGCCGCCGCGCCCGTGCTCGTGGACGGGCGCCCGCTCGCGGCGCTCGGCATCGTGCTCTCCTCGCGCCGCGCCCGCGAGCTGCCTCGCCTGGTCGAGCCGCTGCTGCGGGTGGCGGGGCGGATCGCCCGCGCGCTCGCTAGTCCCCCAGCCGCTGGATCCGGTCCTTGAACAGCGTGCTCGCGATCGCCGCGCGGTGCGGCTGGCCCTTGAGGAACGCCTGCGCGAAGCTCTTGGCCTGGTCGTAGGAGACCTTGCCGGGCATCGGCGGTTCGTTGGGGTTGACGTCCACGTCCACCAGCGCCGGGCCGTCGTGCTGCAGCGCCTCCCTGACCGCCGGGGCGACGTCCACCGCCTTGCTCACCTTCGCCCCGAACCCGCCGCACGAGCGGGCCCAGGCGGAGAAGTCGGCCTCGGGGGCGGCGAAGCGCACGCCGTGCTCCGGGTAGCCGAGCACCATCTGCTCCCACAGGATCTGGCCGAGGGAGTTGTTGTTGTTGACGATGACCTTGATCGGCAGGCGGTGCTGGACCGCGGTCAGGAACTCGGCCATGAGCATCGCGAAGCCGCCGTCGCCGACGTAGGCGATGACCTGCCGGTCGGGGTAGGCGTGCTGCATGGCGATCGCGTACGGCAGGCCGTTGGCCATCGAGGCGAGCGTCCCTGACAGGTAGAACTCGCGGGCGCCGCGGATCGTCCAGTGGCGGGCCGCCCAGGTGGCGATGGTGCCGCTGTCGCAGGTCAGGATGGCGTCGTCGGTGGCGAGGTCGTCCACGACGGAGATGGCGTACTGGGGGGCGATGGGGTCGCGGTCGGGGTTCTCCAGGGACCGCATGTCGGAGCGCCACTTGGCCATCATCTTCTGATATTTCGCCAGATGGGCGCTGTCGTCCCGGGGGGTCAGCAGCGGCAGCAGCGCGGCCAGCCCCTCCTTGGCGTCGCACACCACCGGCACGTCGGTCGCGATCCGCGCCCCCGCCCTGACCGGGTCGGCCTCGAACTGCACCACCCGCGCCTTGCCCGGCTCCGGCAGGAACTTCGAGTACGGGAAGTTCGTGCCCACCATGAACAGGACGTCGGTCTCCTCCATCAGCTCCTCGCTCGGCCGCGTGCCGAGCAGCCCGATCCCGCCCGTCGTGTACGGCGAGTCGTCCGGCAGCACCGCCTTGCCGGGCAGCGTCTTGACCACCGGCGCGCCGAGCGTCTCGGCCACCGCCAGCACCTCCTGCCGGGCGTGCAACGCGCCCTGCCCGACCAGGATGGCCGGCCGCTCGGCCTTGTTGAGCACGTCGGCGGCCCACTCGATGTCCTCCTGGCGGGGGATGCCGGGCGGCTGCAGGTAGACGGGCGCGGTCTGCGGCGGCCGGGCGGGGGCCACGTGCTCGTACGGGTCGGCGTCCGCCGCGGCGACCTGCAGGTCGTTCGGCAGGGTGAGGTGGGCGACGCCGCGCCGCGCGTAGGCCGTCCTGATGGCGAGGTCCACCAGCGACGGGAGCTGCGCCGGATTGGTGATCATCATGTTGTACTCGGCCACGTCGGCGAACAGCCGGTCCAGGTGGACCTCCTGCTGGTAGCCGGTGCCGAGCACGGACGTCTCCTGCATGCCGGTGATCGCCAGCACCGGCACGTGGTCGAGCTTGGCGTCGTAGAGGCCGTTGAGCAGATGGATGCCGCCCGGGCCGGACGTGGCCAGGCAGACGCCGATCCTGCCCGTGGCCTTGGCGTAGCCCGCGGCCATGAAGGCCGCGGCCTCCTCATGGTGGACGAGGACGAAGCGCACCCGGTCGCGGTGGCGCCGCAGCCCCTCCATGATGCCGTTGATGCCGTCGCCCGGCAGGCCGAAGACGGTGTCCACGCCCCACTCCGCCAGCCGTTCGATCAGAGCTTCCGATGCGATTCGTGCCATGGGAGCCGCCCTACCCCTCTGCGGCGGGGGCATGTCAGTCATGCGCGATCGGGGGTAGAGAGGCGCGCATGCGCATTCTGGTCACGGGAGCCACGGGCATGCTGGGCAGGGCGCTGGTGCCCGCGCTGGTCAAGGCGGGGCACCAGGTGCGGGCGCTCAGCCGTACGAAGAGGGAGAGCCGCGGGAACGTCGAGTGGGTGTGGGGCGACCTATTCTCCGGGCACGGCATCCCCGAGGCCGTGGCGGGCGTGGACGCCGTCGCGCACCTGGCCACCAGCGGGCGCAAGGGCCGCGGCGCCGCGGACATCCCCGGCACCCGGCAGCTCGTCCTCGCCGCCCGCGACGCCGGGATCGGGCACGTGCTGCTCACCTCGATGGTCGGCGCCGACCGCGTGCCCGTCGGGTACCTCACGTACAAGCTGGAGGCCGAGCGGCTGGTCGCGGGCAGCGGCCTGGGCTGGACGGTGCTCCGCAGCACCCCGTTCCAGCAGTGGCTGCACCGGCGGCTGCGCGACTACGCGTCGCTGCCGGTGCTGCCCGTGGACCCGTCGGTGCTCGTGCAGCCGGTGCACACGGGCGAGGTGGCGGCGCGGGCGGCCGAGCTGATCGCCGGCGCGCCGCTGGGGGCGGCGGTGGAGTTCGGCGGGCCGCAGGTGCTCGGGCACGCCGAGCTGACCAGGACGTGGTGCCGGCTGCACGGGCTGCGCCGGATGTTCCTGCCGGTGCGGTTCCCCGGGCGGCTGCACGCGGCCGAGCGCGCCGGCGACCTCACCACGGACGCGACGCCGGCCGGGACCATCACCTGGCGCGACTTCCTGGCGCCGCCCGCCCCCGCGGACACCCCGCCCGGCGGCTCCGACGACTTCGCCACCGAGCACACCGCCTCCCCCACCAGCCCGGCCACCCAGCCCGAGCAGGACCCGGACGTGCACGTGTACGGCGGCGACGACGGCTACGAACGCCCCACCCGGAGCTGACCCGGGGGGCTCAGCCGCGCCGCCACGGGTCGTAGTCGACCTCCAGCGGCTCCTGCGGCGGCCGCTCCCCCTCCGGCACGTGCTCCAGGTTGACCCGGATCCGGTACCAGACGCTGCTGCGGCCCCGCATGCCGTCGACCAGCACGTCGGCGGGCTCCAGCAGGGCCGCGGCCGCCGGGTGGCGGGCCTTCCACCGCTCGAACCCGGCCATCGCCTCGTCCTTGTGCTCGGCCCGCGCGATCTCGATGACCGGCTTCGTCTGCTGCCTGCGCCCCTCGCCCTTGGGCGGCTTGGGGGCGGGGCCCAGCTCCTCGGCCAGCGCCAGCAGCCCGTCGAGGGAGCCGGGGTGCAGGTCGATGTCCTCCCACGGGTCGCCGCGCTCGGCCAGCCGCGCGGGCACGGTCTCGATCGTGAACAGCTCCGGCCGGCAGCCCGGCACCTCGTCCCAGGTCAGGGGCGTGGACACGCGGGCGTCGGCCACGGCCCGCACCGAGTAGGCGGAGGCCACGGTGCGGTCGTAGGCGTTCTGGTTGAAGTCGACGAACACGCCGTGCCGCTCCTCCTTCCACCACCGGCTGGTGGCCAGCCCCGGGGCGCGCCGCTCGACCTCGCGCGCGACGGTCTCGGCGGCCCTGCGGACCTTGGCGAACGGCCAGCGCCGCTCGATCCGCGCGTACACGTGGAACCCGCGCGAACCCGACGTCTTCGGCCAGGCCACGAGCCCGTGGTCGGCCAGCACCTCGCGCGCCACCTGGGCGGTCTCCAGCACGTCGGACCACGGCACGCCGGGCACCGGGTCGAGGTCGATGCGCAGCTCGTCGGGGCGGGACAGGTCGTCGGCGCGCACCGGGTGGGGGTTGAGGTCGACGCAGCCGAGGTTGACCACCCACAGGAGCTGCGCCAGGTCGGTGCAGACGACCTCCTCGGCGCTCAGCCCCGAGCGGTACTTCAGCTCGGCCACCTCGATCCAGTCGGGCCGCTTGGCGGGGGCCCGCTTCTGGAAGAACGCCTCCTGCTCGATGCCGTGCACGAACCGTTTGAGCACCATCGGCCGCCCGTGCACGCCCCGCAGCGCGCCCTCGCCGACGGCCTCGTAGTAGCGGACCAGGTCGAGCTTGGTGTGCCCGGTCTCCGGGAAGACCACCTTGTCGGGGCTGGTGATGCGCACTTCGCGGCCGGCGACCTCGATCTCAGGCATGACCTCACGATACGTGCCGCCCCCGACAATCAGCCGTCGCGCCGCCCGGGGCCTAGAAGTCGCCGTGCCTCCCCTCCCCCTCCCTGAACCGGGCCGCCCCGCCGCTCGCCTCGGGCAGGGACGCCAGCCCGTGGCGCAGCTCGTTGCGCAGGGCCTCGCGCTCTCCCAGCCCCTCCTGCTCCAGCACCGACAGGCGGTCCTCGCGCAGGCAGGTCTGCGGGAAGCGGGCGATCTCCCGCGCCAGCTCCTCGGCCCGCGCCCGGGCCTCGCCGACCGGCACGACCCGGTTGACCAGCCCCATCTCGTACGCCTCCCGCGCCCCGACCGGCCGCCCGGTGAGGATCAGGTCCATGGCGCGGGACGTCCCGACGAGCCGCGGCAGGCGGACCGTGCCGCCGTCGATCAGCGGCACCCCCCACCTGCGGCAGAACACCCCGAACACGGCGTCCTCCTCGGCCACCCGGAGGTCGCACCACAGGGCCAGCTCCAGCCCGCCCGCGACCGCGTGCCCGGCGACGGCGGCGACGACCGGCTTGCCGAGCCGCATCCTGGTCGGCCCCATGGGCCCGTCGCCGTCCTCGGCGACCCGGTTGTCCATCGCCTTGAGATCGGCCCCCGCGCAGAACGTGCCGCCCTCCCCCCACAGCACGGCCACGGCGGCGTCGGACTCCTCGAACCCGCGGAAGGCGTCGGCCAGCGCCCCGGCCGTCGCCCGGTCGACCGCGTTCCGCGCCTCCGCCCGGCTGATGACCACCGTCGTTACAGCACCGGCTCGTTCCACCCGCACAGCCATCGAAACTCCCTTTCTTCGATAACCCGTCACTCCGGGTATTGCTCGTGCAACCATACGTGTCATGCCGTCTACTCAGCACGACGCACTCGTCCAGATGTTTACCGACCAGCCGGAGCTGGCGGTGGAGATCCTGCGCGACCGCATGGGCGTCCCGCTCCCCGACACCCCGCACCTCAGACAGGAGGAACGCTCCTTCAACACCCGCCCCTCCGACGACCTCGCGGCCGACGTCGTCTTCAGCATGGGCCCGCCCCGCGAACCCGCCCACGGGATCATCGTGGAGGTCCAGCACGACAAGTCGAAGGAGCCCCGGCAACTCGCCCGCTACGCCGCCGCGCTCTGGCTGCTGCTGAAGTGCGACGTGACCGTCCTGGTCATCTGCACCGACCGCGCCGCGGCCAGGCACTACTCGGCCCTGATCGACTCCGGGCTGACCGGCTACCGGCTGCGGGCGCAGGTCCTCGGCCCCGACGACATCCCGGTCATCACCGACCCGCGGGAGGCCGCCGCCAACATGGCCCTCACGGTCATGTCGGTGATGGTGCACGGCAGGGAACGCAAGGTCGTCGAAGCCTTCGTCACGGCGCTCGCCGACGCGCCCGCCGATCACTCTCCGAAGTACACTGAATACGCATACAGCATGTCCCCGTTCGAGATCCGCTGTCTCCTGGAGGAAATCATGGCATCCACCTCGTGGCCCGTCTTCACCCCGTTCGCCAAGGAGCACTACGGCCGCGGCGTCGAGGAGGGCATGGAAAAGGGGATGGAGAAGGGCATGGAGAAGGGCATGGAGAAGGGGATGGAAAAGGGCCGGGCTGAGGGCGCAGCCGAAGGGGCGGTCCGCGAAGCAGCCCGGATGCTGATGCTCGTCATCAACGCCCGCGGCTGGATCATCCCTCCCGACATCCACACGCTGATCACCACCACCAGCGACCTCGACACCCTCGAAGACTGGATCCTCAGGTCCGCCACCGTTCAGACCCCACAGGAGCTGTTCGACGAGCGCGATCGGCAGCCCGAATGAGGAATGCCGAGGAGGAGGGAGCGCCCGCCGCATCTCCCTGGCCCGTCTTCACCCCGTTCGCCAAGGAGCACTACGGCCGCGGGGTCGAGGAGGGCATGAAGAGGGGCCGGGAGAAGGGGATGGAGAAGGGCCGGGCTGAGGGCGCAGCCGAAGGGGCGGTCCGCGAAGCGACCCGGATGCTGATGCTCGTCATCAACGCCCGCGGCTGGATCATCCCTCCCGACATCCACACGCTGATCACCACCACCAGCGACCTCGACACCCTCGAAGACTGGATCCTCAGGTCCGCTACCGTTCAGACCCCGCAGGAGCTGTTCGACGAGCGCGATCGGCAGCCCGAATGAGCAATGCCGAGGAGGAGGGAGCGCCCACCGCATCTCCCTGGCCCGTCTTCACCCCGTTCGCCAAGGAGCACTACGGCCGCGGCGTTAAGGACGGCATGGAGAAGGGCCGGGCGGAGGGCATGGCGGAGGGCATGAAGGAGGGCATGAAGGAGGCATCGGCCGAAGGGGCGGTCCGCCAAGCGGCCCGGATGCTGATGCTCGTCATCAACGCCCGCGGCTGGATCATCCCTCCCGACATCCACACGCTGATCACCACCACCAGCGACCTCGACACCCTCGAAGACTGGATCCTCAGGTCCGCCACCGTTCAGACCCCGCAGGAGCTGTTCGACGAGCGCGATCGGCAGCCCGAATGAGCAATGCCGAGGAGGAGGGAGCGCCCGCCGCATCTCCCTGGCCCGTCTTCACCCCGTTCGCCAAGGAGCACTACGGCCGCGGCGTTAAGGACGGCATGGAGAAGGGCTGGGCGGAGGGCATGGCGGAGGGCATGAAGGAGGGCATGGCGGAGGGCATGAAGGAGGGCATGAAGGAGGGCATGAAGGAGGGCATGAAGGAGGCATCGGCCGAAGGGGCGGTCCGCCAAGCGGCCCGGATGCTGATGCTCGTCATCAACGCCCGCGGCTGGATCATCCCTCCCGACATCCGCACGCTGATCACCACCACCAGCGACCTCGACACCCTCGAGGACTGGATTCTCAGGTCCGCCACCGTTCAGACCGCGCAGGAGCTGTTCGACGAGTGCGGTCGGCAGCCCGGGTAAGGGTACGTGGTGCGGGCGGCGGCCGCCCGGGCCGGCGAGGAGTTGTTCGGTGAGCCGGGCGGCTGACCGCGGTCAGAGTGTGAGGGCTCCCGTGACGAGCGTGTCGAAGGGGTCCTCGGGTGGGGCGTCGAGGCCGCGCAGCGGGCCGTGGTCGGCGAGGTGGGCGTCCACGTAGAGGCGGGCGACCAGTGACTTGCGGCCGTCGTCCAGGCCCCAGCCGGCCTGTTCCTCCAGCAGGGCGGCGGCGTGGACGTCGGCCATGAACTGGGCCAGCGGGTAGAGCCGGGCCTCGGCGACGGCGGGGTCCAGGGCGGCCCAGGCGGTGATCGCCTTGGCGAGGTCGTCGATGCGGGTGTGCACGAGGTCGGAGGTGGCGGCGGCGCGCAGCCGGTCGAGGAAAGGCAGGTGGGCCTGTTCCTTGACCATGGCGCGGCGCACGTCCAGGCAAAGGATGTTGTCGCCGCCCTCCCAGATGGGGTTGACCTGGGCGTCGCGCAGCAGGCGGGCGACCGGCCACTGCTCGATGTAGCCGTTGCCGCCGTGCACCTCGACGGCGTCGCTCGCGGCGGTGAGGCCGAGCCGGGCGGCGCGCAGCTTGACCAGGGCCGGGGCGAGGCGGAGGCGCGGCCCGAGGTGGCCGTCGAAGACGAGCGCCTGCGCGGCCTCCACCTCGACGACGAGCTCGGCGAGCTTGCGGCGCATCAGCGGCTGTTCGATGAGCGGCCGGCCGAACGCCTCCCGGGCGCGGGCGTAGCAGATCGACTCGACCAGCGCCCGCCGGGCCACGCCGAGGCCCATCATGGCGACGCCGAGGCGGGAGGCGTTGGTGAGCTTCATCATGGTGCCGAGCCCGGAGGACGGGCGGGCCCCGGCTGCCGGGGAGCGGTCCATCAGCAGGAACGCCTCCGCGCCGGTGAACTCGACCTCGCCGGAGGCCACCGAGCGGGTGCCGAGCTTGTCCTTGAGCCGGCGGATGCGCATGCCGTTGCGGCTGCCGTCGCGCCGCTCGCGCAGCACGAGGAACGGCGCCACCCCGCCCTCGGGCAGCCGGGCGAGCACCACGAACGCCGACCCGCCCGCGTTGGAGGCGAACCACTTCAGGCCGGTCAGCAGCCAGGCGTCCCCGGCGGGTTCGACCGTCGCCTCCAGGGCCGCGAGGTCGGAGCCGCCTGTCCGCTCGGTGAACATCTGGGCCGCTTCGCCGGAGTAGTAGCCGTCGGCGAAGATCTCCCGTACCCGGTCGCGGACGTCCGGCGGCGCGTGCCGTTCGGCGAGCTGCACCACCATGTCGCCGCCGGTGCCGAGCGCGCAGCCCATCCCGATGTCGGCCTGATCGAGCAGGTACGTCCAGGCGGCGGCGAGCGCCGACGGGTTCGCCCCGTTCGCCCGGGCCTGCTCGGCGAAGGCGGGTGAGGTGAAGTTGTCGGCCATGAGCGCCTGCCGGGCGGCCTGGAACGACGGCGGCATGACGACCTCGCTGAGGTCCCTGCCCCACTTGTCGTACTTCTCCAGCCGGGGCGGGTTGCGGTCGGTCTCCTCCGCCCAGGCGGCGACGGGGCCGCCCATGAGCGCGCCGAGCCGGTCGAGGTGCGGCTCGGCCCAGGCGTAGCCGTCGCCGAGGTGGCGCCGCATGAGCAGGCGCAGCGTGGGATCGCAGGCCCACCAGTTGCGGCCGGCCGCGCCCTGGTAGCGCTCGGTCGCGTAGCGGTCGCTGCGGTCGAAGGGTTCGATGAGATAGCGGCCCATGCCGGGAGTGTTACATATACTCGACACGCGATGGAAGAGCGTAACAGTCTGAGTGCCCGGTCGGCCGTGCTGAGCGCGTTGCTGGGCAGCCATCCCCCGCGTCTGCCGGCCCGGCACCTCGTCCGTATCGGAGCGTTGTTCGGCGTGGCCGAGGGCACGGTCCGGGTGGCGCTGTCGCGCATGGTGGCGGCCGGCGACCTCGTCCAGGACAACGGCTTCTACACGCTCTCGCCGCGCCTGGTGGAGCGGCAGGCCCGCCAGGACGAGAGCCGCGACCCCCACACCCGCCCCTGGGACGGCACCTGGGAGGTGGCCGTGGTCACCGCCGAGCGGCGCGCCCCGGCCGAACGCGCCGCGCTGCGCCAGGCCATGACCGCGCTGCGCCTGGCCGAGCTGCGCGAGGGCACCTGGATGCGCCCCGCGAACCTGGTCCGGGCCGGCTGGCCGGAGATCGTCACCGCGCAGTGCACGCTCATCGACGGCCGCCCGCACGGCGACCCCACTCCTTTGCTGTGGGACCTGGACGGCTGGGCCGCCGAGGCCCGCCGCCTGGAGCGGGCCCTGGAGCGGGCCGACGGGCTGGCGGAGGGCTTCCTGGTGTCGGCCGCCGTGCTGCGCCACCTGCTGGCCGACCCCCTCCTGCCCGCCGAGCTGCTGCCCGGCGACTGGCCGGGCGCGGAGCTGCGGGCCCGCTACGACGCCTTCGACGCGCGCTACCGGGAGGTCCTGCTCCGGCATCTGACGGACCCGCCCTAGTTATTCCTTGACACGAATATTCGTCATGGTGAATACTTCTGGCCATGGACGAACTCCTCGCCGCGCTGGCCGACCCGGCCCGCTGGCGGCTGGTGCGCCTGCTGGCCGAGCGGCCCCGCCCGGTCGGCGTCCTCGCGCAACTCGCCGAGGCACGCCAGCCGCAGACCACCAAACACCTGCAGACCCTCGAACGCGCCGGGATCGTGGTGTCCCGGCGCAACGGCCAGCGGCGGATCTACGCCCTGCGCCCCGGCGCACTGCGCGACCTGGCGGCCACGTTCACCGGGCTCGCCGACAGCGCCGAGCGGGCCGGTGAGACCTTCGACCGCTACGGCGTCAGCCTCGACGCCGAACGGCTCGCCGCCGCGGAGCCGGGGTGGGCCGACGGCCGCTCGTTCACCTTCCACCGGTCGCTGGCGGCGCCTCCCGACCTGGTCTGGCGCCACCTGACCGAGACCTCCCTGCTCGGCCGGTGGTGGACGCC encodes:
- a CDS encoding DUF6401 family natural product biosynthesis protein; the protein is MVFEDGWAVAPFRWLMNALGHAQLARMDAEPGLVAAVDQHAADLRDAFPLDRETLGDYLLGFLDELRHRGWTFTGEPDAPSLRLTAVCWLAREHGFLGDELPA
- the pobA gene encoding 4-hydroxybenzoate 3-monooxygenase codes for the protein MRTQVGIIGAGPAGLLLSHLLHLRGISSVVLERRSRDYVERRVRAGVLEQGTVDTLIEAGVGERMLREGLPHHGIELRYGGAGHRIAFEKLVPGRAITVYGQQEVVKDLIAARLAAGGDVRFEVENVAVHGLEPDPGSGPYLTFGDGERLDCDVIAGCDGFHGVSRPSIPEGVLTVFEKEYPFAWLGILADVAPSSEELIYARTDRGFALHSMRSPTVSRFYLQVPADTRVEDWPDERVWDELRARLESVPGFTLATGRITEKGVTPMRSFVVEPMQYGRLYLAGDAAHIVPPTGAKGLNLAVADVRVLTEALAAYFAGGSTELLDGYSAACLRRVWRAQHFSWWMTTLLHTFEDEDAYGRRLQLSYLDYVTSSEAAATTLAENYVGLPFPDDSRSNVL
- a CDS encoding IclR family transcriptional regulator, with product MAGGSREPGRTVTSKVLALLGAFDAEHPQLTLTELARRSGLPLSTAHRLAGELEEWQALARGPDGRLRVGLRLWELGQLAPGRLAELAHPWLQELFGTTGENVHLAVRDGMEVLYVDKVYGRRAVPIVSRVGGRLPMHPTGVGRALLAHEPDWFVTSYLARALERPTPHTITEPGRLARELATVRAQGYALTYEEMTLGSCSAAAPVLVDGRPLAALGIVLSSRRARELPRLVEPLLRVAGRIARALASPPAAGSGP
- a CDS encoding thiamine pyrophosphate-dependent enzyme, with protein sequence MARIASEALIERLAEWGVDTVFGLPGDGINGIMEGLRRHRDRVRFVLVHHEEAAAFMAAGYAKATGRIGVCLATSGPGGIHLLNGLYDAKLDHVPVLAITGMQETSVLGTGYQQEVHLDRLFADVAEYNMMITNPAQLPSLVDLAIRTAYARRGVAHLTLPNDLQVAAADADPYEHVAPARPPQTAPVYLQPPGIPRQEDIEWAADVLNKAERPAILVGQGALHARQEVLAVAETLGAPVVKTLPGKAVLPDDSPYTTGGIGLLGTRPSEELMEETDVLFMVGTNFPYSKFLPEPGKARVVQFEADPVRAGARIATDVPVVCDAKEGLAALLPLLTPRDDSAHLAKYQKMMAKWRSDMRSLENPDRDPIAPQYAISVVDDLATDDAILTCDSGTIATWAARHWTIRGAREFYLSGTLASMANGLPYAIAMQHAYPDRQVIAYVGDGGFAMLMAEFLTAVQHRLPIKVIVNNNNSLGQILWEQMVLGYPEHGVRFAAPEADFSAWARSCGGFGAKVSKAVDVAPAVREALQHDGPALVDVDVNPNEPPMPGKVSYDQAKSFAQAFLKGQPHRAAIASTLFKDRIQRLGD
- a CDS encoding SDR family oxidoreductase; its protein translation is MRILVTGATGMLGRALVPALVKAGHQVRALSRTKRESRGNVEWVWGDLFSGHGIPEAVAGVDAVAHLATSGRKGRGAADIPGTRQLVLAARDAGIGHVLLTSMVGADRVPVGYLTYKLEAERLVAGSGLGWTVLRSTPFQQWLHRRLRDYASLPVLPVDPSVLVQPVHTGEVAARAAELIAGAPLGAAVEFGGPQVLGHAELTRTWCRLHGLRRMFLPVRFPGRLHAAERAGDLTTDATPAGTITWRDFLAPPAPADTPPGGSDDFATEHTASPTSPATQPEQDPDVHVYGGDDGYERPTRS
- the ligD gene encoding non-homologous end-joining DNA ligase, whose amino-acid sequence is MPEIEVAGREVRITSPDKVVFPETGHTKLDLVRYYEAVGEGALRGVHGRPMVLKRFVHGIEQEAFFQKRAPAKRPDWIEVAELKYRSGLSAEEVVCTDLAQLLWVVNLGCVDLNPHPVRADDLSRPDELRIDLDPVPGVPWSDVLETAQVAREVLADHGLVAWPKTSGSRGFHVYARIERRWPFAKVRRAAETVAREVERRAPGLATSRWWKEERHGVFVDFNQNAYDRTVASAYSVRAVADARVSTPLTWDEVPGCRPELFTIETVPARLAERGDPWEDIDLHPGSLDGLLALAEELGPAPKPPKGEGRRQQTKPVIEIARAEHKDEAMAGFERWKARHPAAAALLEPADVLVDGMRGRSSVWYRIRVNLEHVPEGERPPQEPLEVDYDPWRRG
- a CDS encoding crotonase/enoyl-CoA hydratase family protein, with amino-acid sequence MAVRVERAGAVTTVVISRAEARNAVDRATAGALADAFRGFEESDAAVAVLWGEGGTFCAGADLKAMDNRVAEDGDGPMGPTRMRLGKPVVAAVAGHAVAGGLELALWCDLRVAEEDAVFGVFCRRWGVPLIDGGTVRLPRLVGTSRAMDLILTGRPVGAREAYEMGLVNRVVPVGEARARAEELAREIARFPQTCLREDRLSVLEQEGLGEREALRNELRHGLASLPEASGGAARFREGEGRHGDF
- a CDS encoding acyl-CoA dehydrogenase family protein, whose protein sequence is MGRYLIEPFDRSDRYATERYQGAAGRNWWACDPTLRLLMRRHLGDGYAWAEPHLDRLGALMGGPVAAWAEETDRNPPRLEKYDKWGRDLSEVVMPPSFQAARQALMADNFTSPAFAEQARANGANPSALAAAWTYLLDQADIGMGCALGTGGDMVVQLAERHAPPDVRDRVREIFADGYYSGEAAQMFTERTGGSDLAALEATVEPAGDAWLLTGLKWFASNAGGSAFVVLARLPEGGVAPFLVLRERRDGSRNGMRIRRLKDKLGTRSVASGEVEFTGAEAFLLMDRSPAAGARPSSGLGTMMKLTNASRLGVAMMGLGVARRALVESICYARAREAFGRPLIEQPLMRRKLAELVVEVEAAQALVFDGHLGPRLRLAPALVKLRAARLGLTAASDAVEVHGGNGYIEQWPVARLLRDAQVNPIWEGGDNILCLDVRRAMVKEQAHLPFLDRLRAAATSDLVHTRIDDLAKAITAWAALDPAVAEARLYPLAQFMADVHAAALLEEQAGWGLDDGRKSLVARLYVDAHLADHGPLRGLDAPPEDPFDTLVTGALTL